The Theobroma cacao cultivar B97-61/B2 chromosome 1, Criollo_cocoa_genome_V2, whole genome shotgun sequence genome contains the following window.
cttttgatgatatttttagATGTCCACAACTTGTGAATTCTATTAATAATAGAACTAAGAACCCTAGGAAGATGGTTGAGTGGAACAAACTTAATTCTGGTCAATTGAATTTAATGTGAATGGGGCTGCGATAGATAATCTGAGGGAGTTTGGTATTGGAAGAATTCTTAAGGATGATCAGGGTAGAATCTTGGTCACTTTTTCTAAGCATGTTGGTGTGGGGGATGCAAATCAAGCGGAGTTATTTGCCATTAAAGAAgctttattgatttttttagcTTCTAGGTGGGTGAGTTCTCATGCTTTGATCATTGAAAGCGACTCAGTAACAACAGTTAAATGGTCCAATTGTCCATCTGGAGAATGAGGAAACAAGTTCTCCATATTATACATTTGAAGAAAGCTTTAAAAGATTTGAAAATACGTCATATTTTAAGATTAACAAATGATATTGCGGACAATCTTGCCAAAGCTGGTGTATGCCAAGAGGGTGATTTGTTGATATTTCATAATGTATGAATCTGATTTGTTAGTTGTTTTTTGATGATATAGTGATTATGTCTTCTTGAAAGACTGGATGACTCATAGGTACTGCTGACTATGGCTGACTTCTTTAAGTTATTTAGCAGCATGAATTTTTTACAGGGATTGTTTTAAGAGTTTGGCTGATTTTGTATCCATATGCTTTCacttagtttggctatatgtttttattttctggtTTGATAATCATCAGGGAGTTTGTAAAGGTTTTTTCCTGTATTGTCTTTGGGTCCATGTGGATGATGTCATTTTGGTTTGGTGAGATATACACGGACATTTGTGGGTATATTGTCTAGTTTCTTGTGTTTTTCCATCGATTTGATGGTAGAATTTTCTTTCAGCTTAATAAAAGCATActatcatttttcaaaaaaaaaaaaattaaagtccGTTCCATGGTGCAATGTACTTGTTGAtagtatttatatatataccaatATTTTAGAACAAAAGTTGAAGAAAGGCAAGCACACATCTCCATACATACAACGTTCGTCTGCACATGCTTTTAGTGTGAATGCATTGCATATTCTACAAGAAAATGGATGAACCTAGGTCTATATATCTGTTTGTCCACGGAAGCCGCCTTACATTGAACCTACAACACAAGCTTCGTTTCTTCTTTTAGGAATAAAGAGCATCTTTCGTGAATCTATGTATCCCAAGAACACGCAATCAtatataaattacaaaaaagggtaataaaaaaaattgggtaACGAATAGGACGGAGATAGAGTGGGTCGTCAAATCAAATAGAGCCaaaatgcatgcatgcatAACTCTACTTCTGTCGTGTTCACCGACGTTTTTGCCAAGAGGAAACATTGCGATGGCTTTAGACTTTTTCAGGATGTCAAGCCTTGAAACAAACGTGGGGCGCATTGGATAGGATTTCtgcataaaattaagaaatagaAACAAACACCAGCAGTCTGAAATTGTTGTTCCATACGTATCAACATCAATTATTCCATTCCTATACAAGAGAGAACCTATGGGTGAGGCCATAGaaaacaagttcaaaactTCAAACTGGGGTCTCTATTTTCTTAAGGGGCCTTGAAAACGGTGGACtctatatttaatatttctaTATATTTTCCACGATGGTGTAATTTTTTAAGTGAGGTCGACCATCTTGTCGGGGCAGTGaggacaagaaaaagaaatcctGGGTTCTTGAAAGTAATGTCCATTGGATGATTCTTGGAAGGTTGCTTAGAACTGTACAGAATTAAGGattgaaaatattaagaatGGGGAAAACCAGGGTATGCCTTTGTTTGCTTCCTTGTGGCGGACAAATGTTCTTTGTTTGCAATTAATTTGACTTAATTTATAATCTCCTTCTGACTTGCTTTCATCCCTTGGAGgatttttaaattcctttcaTTGGATTTGATTAGCTAATTATTATGTCAAGATTACAAAAAGGTTAAACCCtaagggagagagagaggtatacatatatattaaggACATTCACATCGACATAGCACGTGATAAAagtgagagagaagaaaacaaCTCTGCCTGTCCAACACATGTGGGCTGTAAATCTATAGTTCATGAAAAACCAACGACTCCTGATTTGGGGAACCAGAACAAAGATTGACCATTTGGCTAGTAGCAAGTGCTTGACCAAATTGCCTTCAAATCTTGCAATTAATAATGGTGGGATTGCACGATTGAGATCTCATAGCGTCCAATATCATTGAACTTTACTCAATTAAACAATCAATGATAAGAGAAATCAATCGAATTTAATACAACCATTTGATCATGACATTGtaagaaataattaaatgttttacTATTACTTTACAACCATGAGTTTAGTTGAAACTACTCTCTTTTAGTATAATCcacattttccattttctttccttggaTGTTGTGATTACTTTCTTAACATTGAAGTTAAGAAACTTTAATATATTTCTCATttgtaatatttatatttgtatatataaattaaaacattgCATTCATTTATTTCATCACGTTAACGTCATCGGAATATTTTAGTCCCTACCGACTCTGTTGGGCTTGGACACTTGCCTCAAACACGATTTGAAGTATAACAGAACATGTCTCTTCTCTTCTGTTTAACGTGGAACACGCCGATATACCATCAAATCAATGCGTACTGGCTAAATAGTAACACTATCAATTTGGTACGGGTGTTGGTCGTCTGGCATGGATTCCATTTTGACAGCGTCATAAAGAAGGAgtcattaatttaattaccGACCAATGATTACCTTAAACTTTCATCATTAGCTTCAAATTAATcacctattttttttctctcttgtaACTCGAATGGTTTACTTCTCATACTTGCATACATGTTGAAGTTTGAACTCATTTACATGACTCCAATTGTCATAAGGTAAAGATttggataaaaatttaaatgattaagGAAATAATTGTCGTCCAAAATCTTTCCTAGTTTGAAACagttttaaatagaaaaacatGTCAATGAAGGATTGGTCGGTGAAGCGTGCATGCTGGCTCTTGGAGGCCTCCCAAGGGCTGGTTTAGGTTTAGTTGGCCAACCAAAcaatagagaaagaaattgtTACTAGTATTAggttttaaaaaagaaaaagaaatggcaCGCACTTCATCTCTGCAGTAATTGGTGGTGACTACTCAGAGCTCTCTCAATTTTAGTCTGTAAACATCTGCGAAGCTATTTGAGCAGAGCATGCAGAAGATTATTGGATAGCTGACATAGGTAGAGGTATCTCCCTCTAATTTGAAAAATCCATCCGCTTTCCAATGAGTTGGCGCAACTCCTGCAAAAAGCAACGCCCCGCAATGACATTTCACACTTTGCACATACGTAGCTGCTGCTGCCTGCTGTGCTGCTCCTATCTCACGAGCTTACAAAAGAGGGACGTAACTCATGCCAGTAAATAATTGCCATTTTCACGTGCTTTTGTTTGCCTTTCCATCCTCAATTTAACACAACAGTCAAATATTAAATGTACTACTGGGGAGGAGGGTTTTGGCcgcttattattattattagtacAGTTACAGTTTACgagccaaaaaacaaaaaacaaaaaggaaaaatatctAGGTTGTGAACCTACGAAACGCTGGGTGGTAGAAACAGCTTGTATCCATCCATTGACGGTAGCATgtattgaaatgaaaaaaccACACATCTCTCTCCTAATTTGAGAATTAGTTTAacccttttaaaaaaaaagaaaagaaaagaaggcaGAAGGAGGACCAAGAGGACATAGGCGTGATATTAAGGTGTACTATGTGCTACTGCCAAGAATCAAGCGTGATGTTATGCTGTACTGTGTGCCACTGCCAAGAATCAAGATCAAATCGTACGGTCATCGTTGACGAATCTTTGGATGTGAATTGTGAATCCACCCGGTTTTACTTATTTCTTGCAGCTGTTGCGTTTACTGAGACTGACAATTTCTGTTTCCGTGTGGTGTCGAGAGAGAAAGCGAGAAATCAGGTCTTGGTATTTACTTGGAGAGCGAGCCCAAACTGGCACGCTGCTACTTGGCGTTTGGTTGGTTCAAACCTGATAAACTTTCCCATGTAAAGAAAAAATCTTACTCTAGTTGAGTTCATATGTCCTTCCAAGTCAAATGACCATTTACAGTAAAGATTTTCTCCATTGGGACAGCTCACCCTACTGTAATGTCACCCATGGTCATAAATAAATGTCGCAATACCTTAATTTCCATTAAGTTGAAGGAATTTAATGTCTGTTTCTATATTTCATCCTAGACTGTATTAGAGATGCGAACAACAAAGAGATTGCTTAAATAagtattatatttaattaattttagcaTTCAAGCTTAGAAAAAAAAGGGGTAAATTCCAACAATCATAGAGAACTTATATATGACAAGTTTTATGCTTGTATAGCGTTACAAGTTTCATGCTCTAGCTTGCAGTCATTACCTTCGCCGTCGGTGGATGatagcattttttttcttataggAGGATAATATCTTTAATCGGTTGAATCTAGTCAAATAATTAACTTACAAATATGTAATATCTCAACATACTTATTATATCTCTATAATGAATAGAGATGTTTAAAAATTGGATTATTACTCTACATCGACAAGTTCAATctatttaaatcaaatttggatatatattttcaagttCAAGCAAGATTCTGTGATATACAACATCCCACATCTGATATAAACGTGATTGTTAAGACCTATATAATAATTCAAGCCCACCACTACTAATAActtgagtttaaattttttagagtCATGTGGTTTATACCCAAAAAGCTATTGGACTAGTGATTGAACTTGAGTCGTTAcaaatggtatcagagcctgcACCAGTCCGATGTGGGCTTTCACATTGATCTAGTGAGATCTTGATCCTATGGATGTGATACTCAACATCCTACATTTTGATGTGAATGCCAAGTGGTTTAGGCCCAAAGAGTTACTGAGCCAGTGAGCCACGTAGTTTAAGCCCAAAAAGTTGCTGGGCTAATAGTTGGACTTGGATCGTTATAAATGGTATCAAAGTCTGCACTAGTTCGATGTGGGCTTTCACATTACTTTAGTGAGATCTTATTCTGAAAAAGCTGTTGGGTAAGTGGTTGGACTTGGATCGTTACaaatggtatcaaagcctGCACCAGTCCGATGTGGACTTTCACATTGCTCTAGTGAGATCTTATCCTGTGGATGTGATGTGTGACCTTAATAAGGACATCAAGGATTTGAGTGGGTGGGATTGTAGGTCCAAAAAGCTGCTAGGTCAGTGGTTGAACTTGAGTCGTTATAAGTTCAATTAAGCTcgattatattattttattattagataataaattttaatttaaaaatattgatataatataataaaataataattaaacgaattaaacataataaatgcAAGATAGACTTTAAAATAAGAGATCCAATGAATTGACTTGATTCGATCCATACAGACCACTAATCATGATTAGTGATTGCAAAGTAGTTAAATATCCTGCTCTTTACATAGATCCAAGATTCACTTTAGAAATAGAAGATTCAATAAAGTCGATTCAGCTCAACCCCATAAACACTTATAATCAAAGGCAGAGAAAGCGGGGTCAGTAGATCCtgtcatttcaaaaattttataaattttttattttttaaaaattttataattgtatGTCATAAACATTGAATttctattataattattttataaatattatttttatcctcaaacaagaaaaatcgtACCTCCACCACTACTTCTAGTAGTCATGACTAGCGATGGTGCATTATTTAAATAACCTTCTCTTTAGGTATATTCTATGCTTATACGCCCCATGCGGTTTTAGTTTTGGCCTTCTTTTTTAAGTTTCAGTAATCAAAGAGAAATATGTATCTATGCTTTATGGAGATAAATGAGAAATGTAGCAGTTCAAGATAATACGACCACGCATTCCTCGCTGTGGATTCATCAAAATCTTATGACAACCGTCAAcagtaaattataataaacAAATGCAAATTTAAAACGGAAATGAAAGAAACAACtgcatttcattttatattttatgagtgaaaattgaaaaagacaAACATAAGAACTGATTAATTTGTTCTAAGCAGTGCACGAAAAGAGCATGACGTTCTAAGTCGGTAAGATATTAAGTTGATTAATTTCTGCGGATTAATTAGGGGAGAGGGAGAAGAACCGTTCAAGAGAGTGCTTCATTAGTACTTAATTTAGAAGCCAGAATATATACTTCTAACATATAATTCTAACAGATAAATCATGGAAACTTATCTTACTCATGTGATtaagatttataaattttccaCCCATCTATTTCGTTCAATTATGACTAAGAAAATCGCCgaattaaaatttatcatGTGCAGTATTTAGACATATAACTAAAAAATATACCAATGAATTAGCATGTTTATCTATCAATTCCTTAAATTTGCTTTGTGAAgttaattaaaaacttaactTATCATCCATCAagaatatcataaaactttgaaaattctattctaattaaattccAAGTTGGATTAGTTATCTTTGAGTTCAATTCTtgccaattactccatttccACAGGCAAAGAACAATTGAAATAATAACCCAGTACAATTagaaaagaagggaaaagaagAGAGCTGCAAGCAACGACAGAATAtaaattgatcaagttctaaATAAATACAGGAGCCCTCAAAAGCCCTCCCAAAACTGGAGCCCCTTACATGTCACTACccttaaaacatttaaaaacgAAAATTAACACTATACTGAATATACAGTTTCCACATAAATCCAACCTTGGGATAACTTAAGAAAGCCACaccatatattatatattagtCATAATTAAACCCtaaaaaaaagggggaaaacTAAAACCCTAACTAGATTTTTAGCAGCTAATGCAAACAGTACCATCTCTTTCCACAGCAAGAGCATGCAAAGGAAACTTCATCTCACATGACAACTTCAAAACCTCGCTCAAATCAACTGGGTGACGAGCCGAATCCTCGACCCAGTTGAAATGATGCACCAACTTGGCCACCCAAAGGTTGACCGTGACGAGCCCAAGGTTCTTCCCAGGGCAAACCCTTCGCCCAGCTCCGAAGGGTGCGAGCCTCAAGTCACTGCCTCTAACGTCCACGTCAGCTTCCAAGAACCTCTCCGGCTTGAACTCGAGTGGCTCTTCCCATACGTGCGGATCATGTGTTATGGCCCACATGTTCACCATGGCGGTTGTGTTGGCGGGAACCACCATCCCGTTGCTGAGCTGGACGTCCGACGTGGATAGCCTGGCCCACGAAAGGAGTGGCCCTGGGGGGTGGATCCGTAGGGTTTCTTTGACCACCGCCTGAAGGTAGGGTAATTTTGCCACGTCAGCGTCGGTGAGAGTCTTGTTTGTCACGGCACTGTCAATCTCAAGTTGTAGCTTGGCTTGTACTTCCGGGTGCAACACCAACTCAGCCATGACCCACTCGGTTAACAAAGCAGTCGTATCAGTCCCTCTAAAAATCATTTCCTGCAAAACATAACCCCCAAGAacacaaactcagtgagtaaacacgGTCTTAAACATGCAAATAGATTAGGAAAAAAATACTATACATACTAACCCATAAAACAGCAATCATGTCATCTTCTTGGAGTTTCTCTTCACCATCGAGAGAAAGCAAAACATCTACAAAGTCAGCATTATCAGACAGTTTTTTGGACTCAGTGAGTTGTTGGTGTTGTTCGATGATGCCTTTGACGAGTTTCCTAACTCGGGGAACGAGTTTCAAGCAACGTTGATTGATGCGAAACGGGTCGTAAAAATAACTTAGCCATGGCAAATAATCGGACCAGTTAAAAGCTCCCAATAGTTCAAACCCTTCCTTCACCATATCCCTAAGCTCGTCCAGttctttattatcttttttatggTCATATCTTTTGCCAAAAACACTTCCCATAATATTGCTCAAAGCAGCTAACTGAAGGTGTTTTCTTAAGGAAACAAAGCCTTGGAGATTTTGTTCATTTGCTATGTTGCGCAGCATGATTGTACAGTCTAGTTGGCGACCGGCTTCGTGTGCTATTATGCGCGTTGGTGCAAAGAGATGGGACGAAGCTATTCTTCTCAAAAGCCGCCAATAGGCTCCACTGGGAGCGAACCCTATAGCTCGGCTGAACATAAGGCCCTTAGCAGACTGCTTGACGGGTCGGTCAGCAAAGTGAGGAGAGGTCAAGATTTCTCGAGCAGTGTGGGGATCAGAAGCTACAACAACAGGGGTGGAACCGAGGCTAAAAGCCATGAGCTGAGTGTTGGTTCGGTTCCAAGCCATGGCGGCAAGAGAACGGTGAGCCAAGCCGCGACTCAAAGTAAAGAGGCTACCAAATACAGGGAGACCCTTAGGACCAGGAATAGGAAGTCTGCCTTTTTGGTTCCTTCCATTCTTCCATGCAATTCCACCAACAGTAAAAGCCCATGTAAGAAGAGCAAGAGACAGAAAAGCCATAAAGACggaaaacaaaatatacacATCGAGCAGGCTTTTGGATCCAAAGAAAGCTGGAAGAGTAAAAACCCACCAGGTTGTATCTTTTGAAACCAAACCCAACTCCATCTTCAAGGTCAAGGGGGGGAAGAGAATGAAAGCAGTAGAGTTACTAGCACTAAAGTCTAGAAGAGAAGGTTTTGTGAAGGATAGACACAGAAAGTAGATAGTATATAAGAAGAAGTTGGGTGATTATTATTGTTGTTGATGTGACAGAACTTataaaagggaaaatgaaACGTGAGGAGGGGGAGAGTTTCACTCGAATAGAGGAATCGATGGGAGGGAGGGGTTGTGGGTTTgcatgagagagagaaagtagCGTGAATATGTGGTGGGGGTTAGGAGAAAGGCTATGGCCTTATATAATGCATGATTACGGGGTGGGAGGTGGGTTCCTGCGGACTGCAGCCTGCAGGAGAGCAGGGAGGGGCATTAAATGGGACCCCTGGATTTCGACGGTGAAAACGGAAAGAAAGACAGAGAGAAATACGGATTGAAAGTGGAATATGATGTGCGGAAATGCTAGGAGGGGGTACTAACGCTTACGGTTCAAGTAACGCATTGAGAGCTGCGACGGTttcattataaatttaatcGCAGCTAGCATCCGATGGATCCACGGTCGCCCGCTCCCCATTCTTTTACTAGATGTACTCATAAGTTAATTGTAACTGTAATGGTGGGAGTAGTagtttcacactttttctgTGAAACGTTGTGGCATGCTATCTCTATGCATAACTTCAAAAGAATGGAAGAGACAATTAATTTGGCCATTGAGCCATCCATAGTATGTACATGCGTTCGAGCACTCACAAGGTACAagttataattaataataaataataaacttataaatttttatttctattaatAGTCTAACAGTCAAACATTTTAACATATTATCCTGCATTAACATAATTGTAAtgaattttctattaaaaaataataccaaatttttttgaaaggtaaaaaataatatctgTATGTTTGGTTCGTGAAATAGATATGAATAGAATATAATAGTTATTTtgtgataataaaataaaatagtcaTTATTTAGTTTAGTATGATGAATGAAATAGAGtaaaaatagttattatgatttattacaGTATTTAATTGGTAAAAATAACTTtgtaataataaaagaatagaagataaaaatactcttttattatttatattattatttattttattttttaatattaatattttatttataatttaaatgttattataattatttatttgtatatgtattttattttatttttaaatattaatattttattatttatttaaaatattattattttgataatttaaaaattaatatttgatttataatttaatcatttaaattttaaaatattaatattttatttataaatgaactataattatgattaaaatactaatacttttaattaatttttaaactcaaaatattttttactatataattgaaaacttaaactctttattataataagatttgttttcataaaaaacaaaaatactctttatataatttagtaaaaattataccaaaagataaaattaagtaatttttttcttttttaatcattaaatttttattttcattaattttttttaataatttattattgagtattagtataaatttttattttttaatttatattatcacttaaaattttaaaattaatatattttaaaatattaatatattttatttataatttaaaattattatagttaaaatattaatatttttaatttttaatataaaataataattttataagtttaagtttataattttccaagaaagtaaggatattttaatttaaaatattttgaattctATTCTCATGGGcatggaatagctaataccatgaAATAGCTAATATCGTTAGAAGAGCTGGTACTAGCtattccaaagttttggtagATTTTGAGGAATagcaatttctttttcataaacATACCAAACATGGGGGGAAAGATTTTGAGGGAATAGAGGGGGAATGGCAACCAAATATGCTATACTAGTTTTAACTTATACTATTTAGTAATTACCACTATCTCACTATGAATTTTGTCATATGATGTCTCCACATAGTACCAAAtaaattcaagtttttttaaattttgaattatattaaatttattaatattcttCTGTCTAATTATCATGTTACACAAACAAAGAGacaataacattttttttagataagTTATAAATTTATCACTTTACCTAAAGTGatgtattaaatttattaatccATCTTTGAATAGGAGTAatattatcattaaattttttaatttagttcaaaaattttgtaaaatctTCTTACAGAATGTTCTTTTatcatagttttttttttatcaattttgaatcaaattaaaaaaaattacaatgaaaaaattacatttattCAAAGATGAATAATAGTTTTATTGCAGTTTCAATTCTTTGATACATACAACTATCCAAGGATTTAActcagttttctttttcttaatgatttgtattaaagtaaaaacaaaGTTATAAAAACTATATTATAATTGGAACAATTGATTACATGGTAATTGATTAACGGAATACACCTTTGAAGAGTCTATCTTCTTATAATTTGTTGCAttatccatttcttttcttagcAAATGAAGGATAAATAATCTCTAAGAACACATGAACATTCGAATCCTATCTCGACTATATAAGAACTAATTTCCCCTTGGACCGGCCCTTTGTTCATTTTCTATTGCATCTCAAGCTTGACCTTTCAACTGAACTtcgtaaaagaaaaaactcaaCCCTCGACTTATTCtgatgtttttatttaaaaaaaagaagttgtaATTAAtgtatattaaaagaaaaaaattagtttaagTAACTTTAACAATgtctataatatataaaatttattaactcAAGTCATTTACTTGCATGGGGCAGTAGTGAAAGTTTCTACAATTTTACTAGTCTTAAATTAAATTGACTTAAGGTCAATACCTGTCTTTTAAAGTAATTCTCAACGGTTTAGTATGCATAAAATCTATTTGTGAGTTGCCACGTGCCTACCATGGCCTGACACATGACatcatttataattttctaacgtaatatctaaaaactttttaaatcatttaaatgaattattagcttttattacgtttaatttttatattttattttaaattaaattattttataaataataattaatttaattaaaaatattatttattattttataatgcataatattaatataattatttatgttatattgatatattataattaataataaagtaatatattaatttaaaaattataatataattacgttatattttttatttattaaattaatatcatattattaacataaaaatcatatataatattttaattattgataattcatttatttaatttaaaataaaaacataggaaattaataaaaacactaAAAGAAAGCTTTTAACGGTGATTACGAGAGAGCGCGGCAGAGAAAACAAAGTAacgaagagagagagattcgGGAGAGCAAGGGTTGTGCGAGACGAAGGGattagaaagagagagagagagaaagttgggAAGGAGCAGTTGATTAGATCAGAGATCAATGGAGAGGGTAGGAAGGAAGGAGGGAAAAGCAGAATCTTTTTAAGAAAACAGAACAAAAATCAATGATTCCATCCCTGGCCCTTTCaccataaaattttaaaccaaaaCTATAAAACAAACTGACTACTAAAAAACCATATTTAACTAAACCTTTCATCCAACAAATCACAAAAGAAAAACCGCAGTTGCATCCCAAAAATCAACCATTAGCCAGCCAAGGAAGAAATCCTTGGGTAGGAGGAAAGGAATAAGGAAGggaaatagaagaaaaaagagacaGAAAACAAATCAGAGAAATCAAAGTAAAAAAGGGCTCAGTGCtcagagagaaagaaagagcagAGGAGTTTTTTTCCTCAaagattttccaaaaatacTTCAAAACcccaagaaaaaaatttgagaaaatggCTGATAGACTGTTCGGGCTGACCCGTTGATGGTTTGTGCAGTAATTGGCGGCGACGATGATGGTGGAGAGTGAGAAGGGTGATGGAACAGCGTCTTCTGAACGAGAAATGCAAAAGagcaaattaaatatatgattaaataatatatttaaaatatctaattatcataaatgataaaatcatatatgattttttgaataaaaagcATACCAATCAGTTATTAATTTcatgataataaataaaaca
Protein-coding sequences here:
- the LOC18611674 gene encoding cytochrome P450 78A7; translated protein: MELGLVSKDTTWWVFTLPAFFGSKSLLDVYILFSVFMAFLSLALLTWAFTVGGIAWKNGRNQKGRLPIPGPKGLPVFGSLFTLSRGLAHRSLAAMAWNRTNTQLMAFSLGSTPVVVASDPHTAREILTSPHFADRPVKQSAKGLMFSRAIGFAPSGAYWRLLRRIASSHLFAPTRIIAHEAGRQLDCTIMLRNIANEQNLQGFVSLRKHLQLAALSNIMGSVFGKRYDHKKDNKELDELRDMVKEGFELLGAFNWSDYLPWLSYFYDPFRINQRCLKLVPRVRKLVKGIIEQHQQLTESKKLSDNADFVDVLLSLDGEEKLQEDDMIAVLWEMIFRGTDTTALLTEWVMAELVLHPEVQAKLQLEIDSAVTNKTLTDADVAKLPYLQAVVKETLRIHPPGPLLSWARLSTSDVQLSNGMVVPANTTAMVNMWAITHDPHVWEEPLEFKPERFLEADVDVRGSDLRLAPFGAGRRVCPGKNLGLVTVNLWVAKLVHHFNWVEDSARHPVDLSEVLKLSCEMKFPLHALAVERDGTVCISC